The following coding sequences are from one Gossypium hirsutum isolate 1008001.06 chromosome A12, Gossypium_hirsutum_v2.1, whole genome shotgun sequence window:
- the LOC107926834 gene encoding tubby-like F-box protein 5 isoform X1 has product MIQMSLKSIMRELKELKDGIGNMSKRGDQSKLWRSRTRSHVAPDEAPLESQLSEQSPWANLPPELLLDIIQRVEESETAWPARAVVVFCAAVCRSWREITKEIVKTPEQCGRLTFPISLKQPGPRESPIQCYIRRDRTSSTFLLFYGLVPSEGESDKLLLAARKVRRATCTDFVISLVADDFSRASNTYVGKLRSNFLGTKFTVYDSQSPCDSRIQSTARPRRRFHSKQVSPRLPACNYIIGTVTYELNVLRTRGPRRMHCILHSIPVSAIQEGGTAPTPSALPQSLDEQLSPLHSSKGKEPIVDIISPSIQATPVFSPGSREPLALKNKAPRWHEQLQCWCLNFKGRVTVASVKNFQLVAAVEPSHNVSPEEQEKVVLQFGKIGKDIFTMDYRYPLSAFQAFAISLSCFDTKPACE; this is encoded by the exons ATGATTCAG ATGTCACTGAAGAGTATTATGCGAGAGTTAAAGGAACTGAAAGATGGGATTGGGAACATGTCAAAGAGGGGAGATCAAAGCAAGCTGTGGCGTAGCCGGACTAGATCCCATGTTGCTCCTGATGAAGCACCATTGGAATCTCAACTCTCAGAACAAAGCCCCTGGGCCAATCTACCACCTGAATTGCTATTGGATATCATCCAGAGGGTCGAAGAGAGCGAGACAGCTTGGCCTGCTCGAGCTGTCGTTGTATTTTGTGCTGCAGTTTGTAGGTCTTGGAGGGAAATTACAAAGGAGATTGTGAAGACACCGGAGCAGTGTGGACGACTCACATTTCCTATCTCATTGAAGCAG CCGGGTCCTCGTGAGTCTCCAATTCAGTGCTATATTAGAAGGGACAGAACAAGTTCTACATTTCTTTTGTTCTATGGTCTGGTGCCTT CTGAGGGAGAGAGTGATAAATTGTTGTTGGCAGCAAGAAAGGTTAGAAGGGCAACATGCACGGACTTTGTTATATCTTTGGTTGCAGATGATTTTTCTAGGGCGAGCAATACGTATGTTGGTAAACTAAG GTCAAATTTTTTGGGTACCAAGTTCACTGTATATGACAGTCAATCTCCATGTGACTCAAGGATCCAATCTACTGCTCGACCGAGACGTAGATTCCACTCTAAGCAGGTGTCTCCAAGATTACCTGCATGCAACTATATCATTGGTACAGTTACTTATGAGCTCAATGTTCTGCGGACACGAGGACCAAGGAGAATGCATTGCATCTTGCACTCAATTCCTGTATCTGCTATTCAAGAAGGTGGCACTGCTCCAACACCATCAGCTCTCCCCCAATCCTTAGATGAACAACTTTCTCCCTTGCATAGTTCAAAAGGAAAGGAGCCGATTGTAGACATCATCTCGCCAAGCATCCAAGCCACACCAGTATTCTCCCCAGGCTCACGAGAACCATTAGCCCTTAAAAACAAGGCTCCTAGATGGCATGAACAGTTACAGTGCTGGTGCCTTAACTTCAAGGGGCGTGTGACGGTGGCCTCTGTTAAGAATTTCCAGCTGGTCGCAGCTGTTGAGCCATCACATAATGTATCACCTGAAGAGCAAGAGAAGGTAGTCTTACAGTTTGGTAAAATCGGCAAAGACATCTTCACAATGGATTATCGATACCCTCTATCTGCTTTTCAAGCCTTTGCAATCAGCCTAAGCTGCTTTGACACCAAACCTGCTTGTGAATGA
- the LOC107926834 gene encoding tubby-like F-box protein 5 isoform X2 has protein sequence MSLKSIMRELKELKDGIGNMSKRGDQSKLWRSRTRSHVAPDEAPLESQLSEQSPWANLPPELLLDIIQRVEESETAWPARAVVVFCAAVCRSWREITKEIVKTPEQCGRLTFPISLKQPGPRESPIQCYIRRDRTSSTFLLFYGLVPSEGESDKLLLAARKVRRATCTDFVISLVADDFSRASNTYVGKLRSNFLGTKFTVYDSQSPCDSRIQSTARPRRRFHSKQVSPRLPACNYIIGTVTYELNVLRTRGPRRMHCILHSIPVSAIQEGGTAPTPSALPQSLDEQLSPLHSSKGKEPIVDIISPSIQATPVFSPGSREPLALKNKAPRWHEQLQCWCLNFKGRVTVASVKNFQLVAAVEPSHNVSPEEQEKVVLQFGKIGKDIFTMDYRYPLSAFQAFAISLSCFDTKPACE, from the exons ATGTCACTGAAGAGTATTATGCGAGAGTTAAAGGAACTGAAAGATGGGATTGGGAACATGTCAAAGAGGGGAGATCAAAGCAAGCTGTGGCGTAGCCGGACTAGATCCCATGTTGCTCCTGATGAAGCACCATTGGAATCTCAACTCTCAGAACAAAGCCCCTGGGCCAATCTACCACCTGAATTGCTATTGGATATCATCCAGAGGGTCGAAGAGAGCGAGACAGCTTGGCCTGCTCGAGCTGTCGTTGTATTTTGTGCTGCAGTTTGTAGGTCTTGGAGGGAAATTACAAAGGAGATTGTGAAGACACCGGAGCAGTGTGGACGACTCACATTTCCTATCTCATTGAAGCAG CCGGGTCCTCGTGAGTCTCCAATTCAGTGCTATATTAGAAGGGACAGAACAAGTTCTACATTTCTTTTGTTCTATGGTCTGGTGCCTT CTGAGGGAGAGAGTGATAAATTGTTGTTGGCAGCAAGAAAGGTTAGAAGGGCAACATGCACGGACTTTGTTATATCTTTGGTTGCAGATGATTTTTCTAGGGCGAGCAATACGTATGTTGGTAAACTAAG GTCAAATTTTTTGGGTACCAAGTTCACTGTATATGACAGTCAATCTCCATGTGACTCAAGGATCCAATCTACTGCTCGACCGAGACGTAGATTCCACTCTAAGCAGGTGTCTCCAAGATTACCTGCATGCAACTATATCATTGGTACAGTTACTTATGAGCTCAATGTTCTGCGGACACGAGGACCAAGGAGAATGCATTGCATCTTGCACTCAATTCCTGTATCTGCTATTCAAGAAGGTGGCACTGCTCCAACACCATCAGCTCTCCCCCAATCCTTAGATGAACAACTTTCTCCCTTGCATAGTTCAAAAGGAAAGGAGCCGATTGTAGACATCATCTCGCCAAGCATCCAAGCCACACCAGTATTCTCCCCAGGCTCACGAGAACCATTAGCCCTTAAAAACAAGGCTCCTAGATGGCATGAACAGTTACAGTGCTGGTGCCTTAACTTCAAGGGGCGTGTGACGGTGGCCTCTGTTAAGAATTTCCAGCTGGTCGCAGCTGTTGAGCCATCACATAATGTATCACCTGAAGAGCAAGAGAAGGTAGTCTTACAGTTTGGTAAAATCGGCAAAGACATCTTCACAATGGATTATCGATACCCTCTATCTGCTTTTCAAGCCTTTGCAATCAGCCTAAGCTGCTTTGACACCAAACCTGCTTGTGAATGA